The genomic stretch GCTACTCCAAACACAAATCCTACTAAAAATTATGGGTTACCTCTAGGCTTAAGCCCACTCGTTACGAAAGGTGCATATCTGATTCACAGCGGGGATATACCAGGTCAAATCGGTTTCAATGCGGAAGTGACTTTAACTGGAACAGCTTGCAGCAGAAGTATCCTCGGCTTAGTTGCTTTTGGTGATTCTTCATTAACAGCTGCTAAAGCAAATGGAAAGATCACTAAGATCGCAGCAGTGAATTATGAGCAGTTTGCAGTGTTAGAAGGTGTTTATCATAGTTTCTGCACTGTTGTTTCAGGAAATGCTGGTTCTATCTCTAGCAATCCTGGCGGTACTACTCCGGTACTCACAGCCGATCCAGCTCTAACCCCTAAAAAAAGATAATCTAAAGATGGCTAAGACAATGAAACATATAACGATCAAAATATTAATTGGTGTAGGGATTATACTTGGTTCTTTCATGAATTGCGCGAATGGACCAGTGGGAGGCTTTATCTATACAGGCACTGAATTCCCCGGAGAATTCAATACTTTGAATAACGTAGCCTCTACAAAAAAAGCAGAAGGTTGTACTAAAAGTGTGCTCGGCCTATTTACCTGGGGAGATTCAGGGGTTGGACAAATCGCTTTAGCAAACAAAATTACAAAAATAGCAACAATCGATCATTCGACCATGTCTGTTCTGACTTTGGTTTATAGAGATTATTGTACGATCGTCACGGGAGAATAACATACATGAAAAAGACAATATTATTGATATTAATTTCCTTTAGCTCCTTTGCTTCGTTCAATTGTGCAACGAGTATCTTACCTGCAGCTATTTTTGCTTCAGCTGAGTATCATGTTTCCGGAACTCCGACGGGAGGACCTACCGACGCAAAAATCCTAAAAAGCGGTAAGTCTTGTAATATTTACTCTATTGTAAATGTTATCTTCTATTCGGGTGGAGAAGGAAGCATTGTAGAAGCGGCGCAAAAAGCGGGGATCAAAAAAATCGCTGTTGTAGA from Leptospira semungkisensis encodes the following:
- the lsa14 gene encoding adhesin Lsa14 — protein: MKIKLLIFSCFLLLGFVNCTGANFGNVIGATPNTNPTKNYGLPLGLSPLVTKGAYLIHSGDIPGQIGFNAEVTLTGTACSRSILGLVAFGDSSLTAAKANGKITKIAAVNYEQFAVLEGVYHSFCTVVSGNAGSISSNPGGTTPVLTADPALTPKKR
- a CDS encoding TRL-like family protein, with amino-acid sequence MKHITIKILIGVGIILGSFMNCANGPVGGFIYTGTEFPGEFNTLNNVASTKKAEGCTKSVLGLFTWGDSGVGQIALANKITKIATIDHSTMSVLTLVYRDYCTIVTGE
- a CDS encoding TRL domain-containing protein, which codes for MKKTILLILISFSSFASFNCATSILPAAIFASAEYHVSGTPTGGPTDAKILKSGKSCNIYSIVNVIFYSGGEGSIVEAAQKAGIKKIAVVDKSVFSILAPLFSQECVMVYGE